TGATCCGCCACCTGGTGTACCTGGTGATCGGCCTCGGCGCGTGCATCGTCACCATGATGATCCCGATCGCCACCTGGCAGCGCCTGGGTTGGCTGATGCTGATCGGGGCGTTTGGCTTGCTGATCATGGTGATCCTGCCCGGCATCGGCCGCGAAGTGAACGGTTCGATGCGCTGGATCGGCTTCGGTGCGTTCAACGTGCAGCCGTCGGAAATCGCCAAGGTATTCGTGGTGATCTACCTGGCCGGCTACCTGGTGCGCCGCCAGAAAGAAGTACGCGAAAGCTGGATGGGCTTCTTCAAGCCGTTCATCGTGTTGCTGCCCATGGCCGGCCTGCTGTTGATGGAACCCGACTTCGGTGCCACCGTGGTGATGATGGGCGCCGCCGCAGCCATGCTGTTCCTCGGTGGTGTCGGCCTGTTCCGCTTCACCTTGATGGTGGTGCTGGCGGTCGCGGCCGTGACGATTCTGGTGCAGGCGCAACCCTACCGGATGGCTCGTCTGATCACCTTTACCGACCCGTGGTCCGACCAGTTCGGTTCCGGCTACCAGTTGACCCAGGCGCTGATTGCCTTCGGTCGCGGCGAGTGGCTGGGCGTGGGCCTGGGCAACAGTGTGCAGAAGCAGTTCTACCTGCCGGAAGCCCACACTGACTTCGTGTTCTCGGTACTCGCCGAAGAACTGGGCGTGGTCGGTTCGCTGTGCACCGTCGCGCTGTTCGTGTTCGTCTGCGTGCGCGGCATGTACATCGGCTTGTGGGCCGAGAAGGCCAAACAGTATTTCGCCGCCTATGTGGCGTACGGCTTGTCGTTCCTGTGGATCGGCCAGTTTCTGATCAACATCGGAGTGAACGTCGGGCTGCTGCCGACCAAGGGCCTGACCTTGCCGTTCCTCAGCTACGGCGGCAGTTCGCTGGTGATCTGCTGCGCCTGTCTTGGCCTGTTGCTGCGCATCGAGTGGGAGAGTCGTACTCACCTGGGCAGCGAAGAGATGGAATTCAGCGAAAGCGACTTCGCCGAGGAGCCGACCCATGGGCGCTAACGTGCTGATCATGGCGGGCGGCACCGGGGGCCATGTGTTCCCGGCCCTGGCCTGCGCGCGCGAATTCCAGAACCGTGGCTACACCGTGCACTGGCTGGGTACGCCGCGTGGCATCGAGAACGAACTGGTGCCCAATGCCGGCTTGGCGCTGCACCTGATCAACGTCACAGGCTTGCGCGGCAAGGGCAAGTTGTCGCTGCTCAAGGCGCCCTTTGTGTTGCTCAAGGCCGTTTGGCAGGCGCGCAAGGTCATCCGTCAATTGAAGCCGGTCTGTGTACTCGGTTTTGGTGGGTACGTGACCGGCCCTGGTGGCGTTGCCGCCAGGCTCTCGGGCGTGCCGGTCATCGTGCACGAACAGAACGCCGTCGCCGGGACTGCCAACCGCCTGCTGGTGCCCTTGGCGGCGCGTGTATGCGAGGCCTTCCCGAACACATTCGGCACTTCGAGCAAACTGCGCACCACCGGCAACCCGGTGCGCACCGAACTGTTCATGGGCATCGCCCGTGAAGCACTGGCCGGACGCAAGGCGCACCTGCTGATCATGGGCGGAAGCCTGGGCTCCGAGCCGCTGAACAAACTGCTGCCTGAAGCGCTGGCGCAACTGCCGATGCACGTGCGCCCTGAGGTGTTCCATCAGGCCGGCAAGCAACATGGTGAAGCCACCGCCACGCGCTATCGCGAAGCCGGTGTCGAGGCGAATGTACAGCCCTTCATCAAAGACATGGCCCAAGCCTATGGCTGGGCCGACCTGGTGGTCTGCCGCGCTGGTGCGCTGACCGTCAGTGAATTGGCCGCCGCCGGTCTGCCGTCGTTGCTGGTGCCTCTGCCCCATGCAATCGACGATCACCAGACCCGCAACGCCGAATATTTGGCCGGGGAGGGCGCTGCCTTCCTGCTGCCGCAAAGAACGACTGGCGCCGCCGATTTGGCCGCACGCCTGACCGAGGTTTTGATGCAACCGGAACGACTCAACAGCATGGCGAGCACCGCAAGCCGCCTGGCCAAACCTGACGCAACCCGCACCGTGGTCGATATCTGCCTGGAGGTGGCCCATGGTTGAGAATCAGAAAGCCATGCCGCAACCGGAAATGCGCCGCATCCGTCGCATCCACTTCGTCGGTATCGGCGGCGTGGGCATGTGCGGCATTGCCGAAGTATTGCTGAACCTGGGCTATCAGGTGTCCGGCTCTGACCTCAAAGAGTCGCCGGTTACCGACCGCCTGAAATCCTTTGGCGCGCAGATCTTCATTGGCCACCGCGCCGAGAACGCCGCCGAGGCTGACGTGCTGGTGGTGTCCAGCGCTGTGAACACCTCCAACCCGGAAGTGGCCACCGCCCTCGAACGCCGTATCCCAGTGGTACCGCGTGCCGAGATGCTCGCCGAGCTGATGCGCTATCGCCACGGCATCGCCGTCGCCGGCACTCACGGCAAGACCACCACCACCAGCCTGATCGCCTCGGTGTTCGCCGCCGGTGGCCTGGACCCGACCTTCGTCATCGGTGGCCGCCTGAACGCAGCCGGCACCAATGCCCAGCTCGGCACCAGCCGCTACCTGATCGCCGAAGCCGATGAAAGCGACGCGAGCTTCCTGCACCTGCAACCGCTGGTCGCCGTCGTCACCAACATCGACGAAGACCACATGGCGACCTACGACGGTGACTTCAACAAACTGAAGAAAACCTTCGTCGATTTCCTGCACAACCTGCCGTTCTACGGGTTGGCGGTGGTGTGCCTGGACGATCCGGTGGTGCGCGAGATTCTGCCGCAGGTCAAACGCCCTACCGTGACCTACGGCTTCAGCGAAGACGCCGACGTGCGCGCGATCAATGTGCGCCAGGAAGGCATGCAAACCTTCTTTACCGTGCTGCGCCCCGACCGCGAGCCGCTGGATGTCTCGGTCAACATGCCGGGCAACCACAACGTACTCAATTCGCTGGCAACCATCTGCATCGCCAGCGACGAAGGCGTCAGTGATGAAGCCATCGTCGAAGGCCTGTCGCGCTTTGCCGGCGTGGGCCGACGCTTCCAGGTCTACGGCCAGCTGCCGGTTGAAGGCGGTGACGTGATGCTGGTGGACGACTACGGGCACCACCCGACCGAAGTCGCCGCTGTGATCAAGGCCGTACGCGGTGGCTGGCCGGAGCGCCGCCTGGTGATGGTCTACCAGCCGCACCGCTACAGCCGCACCCGCGACCTGTACGACGACTTCGTCAATGTATTGGCCGATGCCAACGTGCTGCTGCTGATGGAAGTCTACCCGGCCGGTGAAGAACCGATTCCGGGCGCCGACAGCCGCAAGCTGTGCAACAGCATCCGTCAGCGTGGCCAGTTGGATCCGATCTACATCGAGCGCGGTGTCGACCTGGCCCCTATCGTCAAGCCGCTGCTGCGCGCCGGTGACATTCTGCTGTGCCAGGGCGCCGGTGATATCGGTGGCCTTGCGCCTAAATTGCTGGCCAGCCCATTGTTCGTAAAAGAAGAGCTTGCGGTTGAGCAGGGGAAGTCGAAATGATCACTGACTACGCCTCCCTGTTCTCCACCATCACGCCTGCCGACTTCGGCCGCGTCGCCGTGCTGTTCGGCGGCAAGAGCGCCGAGCGCGAAGTGTCGCTCAAGTCCGGCAATGCCGTGCTTGAAGCGCTGCAAAGCGCCGGTGTGGACGCGTTCGGCATCGACGTGGGTGATGATTTCCTGGCCCGCCTGCAGGCTGAAAAGATCGACCGCGCCTTCATCATTCTTCACGGCCGTGGCGGTGAAGACGGCAGCATGCAGGGCCTGCTCGAGTGCGCCGGCATTCCGTACACCGGCAGCGGCATCCTGGCTTCGGCACTGGCGATGGACAAGTTGCGCACCAAGCAGGTGTGGCACAGCCTGGGCATTCCAACCCCGCGTCACAGCGTATTGCGCAGCGAAGACGATTGTATTTGTGCAGCCAAGGAACTGGGGCTGCCTTTGATCGTCAAACCAGCCCATGAAGGCTCCAGTATCGGCATGGCCAAAGTGAACTCGGCCGCCGAATTGATCGACGCATGGAAAGCGGCAAGTACCTACGATTCGCAAGTGTTGGTGGAACAGTGGATCCAGGGTCCCGAGTACACCATCGCCACCCTGCGTGGCCAGGTATTGCCGCCCATCGCATTGGGCACCCCCCATTCT
This region of Pseudomonas sp. MUP55 genomic DNA includes:
- the ftsW gene encoding putative lipid II flippase FtsW codes for the protein MSLNLKNIIKPYPSPIITGRGIDLDFPMLAGCLALLGLGLVMITSASSEVAAVQSGNTLYMMIRHLVYLVIGLGACIVTMMIPIATWQRLGWLMLIGAFGLLIMVILPGIGREVNGSMRWIGFGAFNVQPSEIAKVFVVIYLAGYLVRRQKEVRESWMGFFKPFIVLLPMAGLLLMEPDFGATVVMMGAAAAMLFLGGVGLFRFTLMVVLAVAAVTILVQAQPYRMARLITFTDPWSDQFGSGYQLTQALIAFGRGEWLGVGLGNSVQKQFYLPEAHTDFVFSVLAEELGVVGSLCTVALFVFVCVRGMYIGLWAEKAKQYFAAYVAYGLSFLWIGQFLINIGVNVGLLPTKGLTLPFLSYGGSSLVICCACLGLLLRIEWESRTHLGSEEMEFSESDFAEEPTHGR
- the murG gene encoding undecaprenyldiphospho-muramoylpentapeptide beta-N-acetylglucosaminyltransferase; its protein translation is MGANVLIMAGGTGGHVFPALACAREFQNRGYTVHWLGTPRGIENELVPNAGLALHLINVTGLRGKGKLSLLKAPFVLLKAVWQARKVIRQLKPVCVLGFGGYVTGPGGVAARLSGVPVIVHEQNAVAGTANRLLVPLAARVCEAFPNTFGTSSKLRTTGNPVRTELFMGIAREALAGRKAHLLIMGGSLGSEPLNKLLPEALAQLPMHVRPEVFHQAGKQHGEATATRYREAGVEANVQPFIKDMAQAYGWADLVVCRAGALTVSELAAAGLPSLLVPLPHAIDDHQTRNAEYLAGEGAAFLLPQRTTGAADLAARLTEVLMQPERLNSMASTASRLAKPDATRTVVDICLEVAHG
- the murC gene encoding UDP-N-acetylmuramate--L-alanine ligase, giving the protein MVENQKAMPQPEMRRIRRIHFVGIGGVGMCGIAEVLLNLGYQVSGSDLKESPVTDRLKSFGAQIFIGHRAENAAEADVLVVSSAVNTSNPEVATALERRIPVVPRAEMLAELMRYRHGIAVAGTHGKTTTTSLIASVFAAGGLDPTFVIGGRLNAAGTNAQLGTSRYLIAEADESDASFLHLQPLVAVVTNIDEDHMATYDGDFNKLKKTFVDFLHNLPFYGLAVVCLDDPVVREILPQVKRPTVTYGFSEDADVRAINVRQEGMQTFFTVLRPDREPLDVSVNMPGNHNVLNSLATICIASDEGVSDEAIVEGLSRFAGVGRRFQVYGQLPVEGGDVMLVDDYGHHPTEVAAVIKAVRGGWPERRLVMVYQPHRYSRTRDLYDDFVNVLADANVLLLMEVYPAGEEPIPGADSRKLCNSIRQRGQLDPIYIERGVDLAPIVKPLLRAGDILLCQGAGDIGGLAPKLLASPLFVKEELAVEQGKSK
- a CDS encoding D-alanine--D-alanine ligase; translated protein: MITDYASLFSTITPADFGRVAVLFGGKSAEREVSLKSGNAVLEALQSAGVDAFGIDVGDDFLARLQAEKIDRAFIILHGRGGEDGSMQGLLECAGIPYTGSGILASALAMDKLRTKQVWHSLGIPTPRHSVLRSEDDCICAAKELGLPLIVKPAHEGSSIGMAKVNSAAELIDAWKAASTYDSQVLVEQWIQGPEYTIATLRGQVLPPIALGTPHSFYDYDAKYVASDTQYRIPCGLDATREQQLMDLTAQACEALGIAGWARADVMQDDQGNFWFLEVNTAPGMTDHSLVPMAARAAGLDFQQLVLAILADSIEPRG